From the Argentina anserina chromosome 3, drPotAnse1.1, whole genome shotgun sequence genome, the window ATTATGATCATAGAAGATAGTTTCAGTTTTAAGATTTTGATTCTGGTCAGTTGTGCTTACGCTTTCTAGGGGTGGCACAAAGATGTCTTCTTCTACTCTAATATTGACGTCCCCAAACACGTTAATATTATCCCCAAAGCCACAGTCATCACCAGTACCACTGCCAACTGATCCAAGCTGCTGTGTAGTGCatgggtttccatttctgtaGTACCCGCCATGCTCGACCATTGGAAAGGGATCGAACATGTGGTTGATCAGGGAGGTTGTTTGCATGGATGAATCCGGGTAGATGGACATCATCGACGACGGTGGAATCATGTTCATgaaccctcctcctcctccggccGCGGTGAAGAAATCTTTGTTGTTAGGCTGCTCCGAGGAAGAATCACTCGCATTTGGTGAGGCAGTGgagcaggaggaggaagaCAGAATTTTTAGACGTTTCTTTATGGTCGAATTCCAGAAGTTCTTGATTTCGTTGTCAGTTCGTCCTGGCAAGCGTGCTGCGATTTGAGACCACCTGTGATATATAAATATGATTAATTGAAATTGATTTATGATATATATCTGTCAGTCTCAATGTAAAAGTTTATATATTATgggtatgtatatatagatgaaTGCATTACTTAATTGCATAACCATGCAAACTTAAAACAGAGAAATGCACGTTTTGAGTGTTTTCCACTCGAAAGCTATCTGGAGATGATGTATTGATGTAGACATTACATTAAACCGTTGTGGTAATATATATCCCTCAAACTATCAATCACTTTCTTATTCAACTATACCTTACAGTTAGGGTCTTACGGACTTAAGGGACAACCTAATAGTTTAGATCGCCGTTTGTTTTCTGTGTGTTAAATTGTTAATTTTCATGGAAGCTTATACTCTTTATTTAAGCAATATGGGCGTTGAGTGTCTTTTAACTCTAAGGCCAGATCCATATATATGTGCGTCAAACATAACCTTattcaatttttatatatgcCTTCCACGtacatctatatatattttaacgAAGATCTGCATATAGGAATGTATTCCAGTATGAACTATGAACGTTCTTTTTTGATGCCATGACCGAGTCGAGTTCAGCAAACAAACACATGCATAATTgcatactatatatatatacgaggcttttcaggtaaggaggcccttatcttagcttaaggcacggatttttattttcgaccaacttttcgatcccgttttcacatctccaccgtccagtATCTAGtatataacgtatagatcatctccacaaaatttcacccgATTCCATCCCCAttaaggtactcataacttcgattttctactcaaaatatgaatggtttaggttcggcaaattcaatacgttcattggttttgattagtttgataccttaacgatcatgaaatcggctgaaagtttgtggagatgatctatacattataacctagatattggacggtggagatgtgaaaaatcgATCAAAAAGTTGAtaacaaatgaaaatccgtaccttagcttaaggtacggacctccgcacctgaaaagctccgtatatatatatatatatagatatatgtgtgtgtgtcaaAACGCAagttttaaaacaaaaaagtatTTTTGAAATACGTTTTAAAACTACTTATAGCAACCATCTAATTGAAAATCAATTGTTAATAACTAAAAAAAGATAGATACAGAAGTTTGAAATGATCATGGACACAAAGCctaattaagttttttttttaatattgtaACGATCGACTCACTGAAGCAAAATAATGTATTCTTGTAATTGAACAGCCAGAATAGGCTAAAGTAAATGTAATTCTATATTAGGTCTAAAATAGAAGAATTGTTTTTTGTGTGGTCTTAATAGTTTAATTTTTGCAGATGTTACGAGTAATTTGAGTTATTTTTAGACTTTATGTGGTCAAACTACTCATATTATTAATTCTCATAACAGTACATTAATGTAGTTTAGTGAACGAGGGAGATGACTTAAATTGTGGACTACTGCATGAAGTCTTCTCATTATGGTTTCACGTCATATTATCCTATTAAACTGTACTCTTGTAAGACTAATTCAGCTTTAGTGAAAAGCGATTATACTAATTACTAGTTCGCTGTTCCAGTGTCCTAGCTAGAGATATCATGCATATAGTACCATACTCTTCTCCGCTAagctcaatagaaactagtaATTAGTGACCTTATTACCTGTTACCAAGAAGGGAATGGAAATGGATGATTAGGTCTTCTTCTTGTGGAGAAAAGGCACCTCTCTTGAGGTCAGGTCTCAAGTAATTGATCCAACGAAGCCTGCAACTCTTGCCGCACCTCTCAAGGCCAGCATTTCTTGCCACGTCGCTCCAGCAGCCTTGGCCATTGTTGAGCATGTACCTCATAAGCTTCTCATCTTCTTCGGGCGACCACAAACCCTTCCTCAGTTTATTACTCATGCTGTTGTTCTTGATATTCTTACCGCCGGTACCACTCACAACACAGGGTTCCGGCTTCCTCATTGTCTATATATGACAACAGTGAGTATACTGAGGTTAAGctaaagagagagaagggcTTGACCTGATCGGATCAGATCTGTTGATGTTTCTCTCCCAACTGGGTTGATGTAAAACTGTGATGACTTTATAGAGGAAAATAAAAGAGAGAGTTAGAGAGAAAGACAGAAAGAAGGCTTCATATTGTGGgaatgatgatggtgatgatgattgtGATGGTTGTGGGGTTTGCTTACAATATAGGGAAAACAGAAAGAAAGCGAGAAATAAGGTTGGTTGATGAGTCTGAGTAGAAAACGGTTTCGAGGGGGACCTGctacgagagagagagagagagagagagagagagagagagagagatggatgGTCGTCTTGTCTTTGACTCCATGATCTTTGTCTGATTTCTATAGGCTAATacctttttcttcaatttcaagctAGTAAtatttctaatatatatatgaagctaGTCTagggtttttcttttttaaaccAAGGCAACATATTAATTTGCTTCCACTTCACATAATCTCTGGCTCTCTCTACACACGTGTAGTTGAAGGTAAAAAAGAAGATAATTAAGAATAATTAATACTCTCCATTGATTGGGTCTAGTTCATTCCAGCTTCATTGCCGATTGGCAATGACATCCACGTACGTGTGTTTATGCTAATTTGGTTTTGTGTTATTAacatatcaaattcaaatgaatcaaattgaaatatatatatatatatataggaaaagTAGAAAAGACTCCAGTATGTGGAAAGTAGCAACTTATGCTAAATTATTCTCATCTGATCGAGAAAGTTGCCTAAAGAAGTGATTTGGGGCTTTCCCGATCGATCACTCTATATATGCACTTTGTCATGAAGATATATATCTGTAGACGCCACattgaaagagagaagaagaagacgttGTCTGAAAGGGAAAGTAATTCATTTGAGTTCGAAATCTGATTGCAAAACCATTTTGCAGCTTCTGATCGAAAGGATATGCGCGAAGATGAG encodes:
- the LOC126787622 gene encoding transcription factor MYB46; amino-acid sequence: MRKPEPCVVSGTGGKNIKNNSMSNKLRKGLWSPEEDEKLMRYMLNNGQGCWSDVARNAGLERCGKSCRLRWINYLRPDLKRGAFSPQEEDLIIHFHSLLGNRWSQIAARLPGRTDNEIKNFWNSTIKKRLKILSSSSCSTASPNASDSSSEQPNNKDFFTAAGGGGGFMNMIPPSSMMSIYPDSSMQTTSLINHMFDPFPMVEHGGYYRNGNPCTTQQLGSVGSGTGDDCGFGDNINVFGDVNIRVEEDIFVPPLESVSTTDQNQNLKTETIFYDHNRYYGNNNNIIKGENMIGVGNYFEDDQDQGLTMGEWDLEDLMKDVSSFPLLDYQS